A single window of Rubripirellula lacrimiformis DNA harbors:
- a CDS encoding NAD(P)-dependent oxidoreductase, with translation MTQLPTPVKVTPSTRIGWIGTGVMGRSMCGHLIDAGYAAAVFNRSPAKADDLVSKGAVRVDSPRLVAEASDVIFTIVGFPSDVESVILGDDGVLAGASPGSIIVDMTTSKPSLAIQIAEQAARHGVHAIDAPVSGGDLGARNAGLSIMVGGEADAVAAVDPLLQRMGKTIVHQGPAGSGQHTKMVNQTLIAAGMVAVCEALLYAERVGLDLEKVLQSVSSGAAGSWSLSNLAPRMIAGDFAPGFYVEHFIKDMGIALDEAARMGLELPGLAMAHRMYQDLAAAGHSKSGTQALLIALRNQNTQ, from the coding sequence ATGACTCAGCTTCCGACGCCGGTAAAGGTCACCCCGTCCACTCGCATTGGCTGGATTGGCACAGGCGTGATGGGGCGCAGTATGTGTGGTCACCTGATCGATGCCGGCTATGCCGCGGCAGTGTTCAATCGATCGCCGGCCAAAGCTGATGACTTGGTCAGCAAAGGTGCCGTTCGCGTTGATTCGCCTCGATTGGTCGCTGAGGCCAGTGATGTGATCTTCACGATCGTCGGTTTTCCGTCTGATGTCGAATCGGTGATCTTGGGCGACGATGGCGTCCTTGCCGGGGCCAGTCCCGGATCGATCATCGTGGACATGACGACTAGCAAACCGTCGTTGGCGATCCAGATTGCGGAACAAGCTGCCCGACACGGGGTGCACGCGATCGACGCGCCCGTCAGCGGTGGGGACCTGGGCGCTCGCAATGCCGGATTGTCGATCATGGTCGGTGGCGAAGCCGACGCGGTTGCGGCCGTTGATCCATTGTTGCAGCGAATGGGCAAGACGATCGTCCACCAGGGACCGGCCGGATCGGGACAGCACACCAAAATGGTCAACCAAACGTTGATCGCCGCGGGCATGGTGGCCGTTTGTGAAGCACTGCTGTATGCCGAGCGAGTAGGACTGGACCTGGAAAAGGTTCTGCAGAGTGTCAGCAGCGGGGCAGCAGGTAGTTGGTCGCTTTCCAACTTGGCACCGCGTATGATCGCTGGCGACTTCGCACCCGGTTTTTATGTGGAACACTTCATCAAGGACATGGGCATCGCACTGGATGAAGCCGCGCGGATGGGACTGGAACTGCCGGGGCTGGCAATGGCTCATCGGATGTACCAAGACCTGGCCGCAGCAGGGCATAGCAAGAGCGGTACTCAGGCGTTGCTGATCGCGCTGCGAAATCAAAACACGCAGTAG
- a CDS encoding ParA family protein has protein sequence MGRILCVVNQKGGVGKTTTSVNLSAALALAGQRTLLVDMDPQCNATTSLGIQPTNGHALVGEEDLAERIMEARQPNLSVVPGSRTFHDVDKLAHADDDQAKLVRRHLDAVMDDYDFVLIDCPPSVGALTQSALTASTEVLMPIQCEYFAMEGLTQLIQTIKKVMVATDGRLTFGGILLTMYDPHLELTHEVDEEVRDFFGDIVFDNVVPRDVSLCEAPSHGQTVFQYAPRSRGAFAYTQLCMEVLQRD, from the coding sequence GTGGGAAGGATACTTTGCGTGGTGAATCAGAAAGGGGGCGTGGGCAAAACCACCACGTCTGTCAATCTGTCTGCCGCACTGGCCTTGGCCGGACAACGTACGCTGTTGGTCGATATGGACCCGCAGTGCAACGCCACAACATCGCTGGGTATCCAGCCAACCAACGGGCACGCCCTGGTGGGCGAAGAAGACCTAGCCGAACGAATCATGGAAGCGCGGCAACCGAATCTGTCGGTCGTGCCTGGTAGCCGCACCTTCCACGACGTCGACAAGCTCGCACATGCGGACGACGACCAGGCCAAGCTGGTCCGCCGCCACCTGGACGCCGTGATGGACGACTATGACTTTGTGCTGATTGACTGTCCGCCCAGTGTGGGTGCGTTGACGCAATCGGCCCTGACCGCATCGACCGAAGTGCTGATGCCCATCCAATGCGAGTACTTCGCGATGGAGGGTTTGACCCAGCTGATCCAGACCATCAAGAAGGTCATGGTCGCCACCGACGGGCGACTGACCTTTGGCGGCATCCTACTGACGATGTACGATCCGCATCTAGAACTCACTCACGAGGTCGACGAAGAAGTACGAGACTTCTTTGGCGATATCGTTTTTGATAACGTCGTGCCTCGGGACGTTTCGCTGTGCGAAGCTCCCAGCCACGGCCAGACCGTGTTCCAATACGCTCCGCGATCGCGCGGCGCGTTCGCTTATACCCAGCTGTGCATGGAGGTGCTCCAGCGTGACTAG
- a CDS encoding DUF1015 domain-containing protein, producing MNRAEPGRPWRPGFFMRRCGSAADGQSLAAFLSRSATGACLANQWRRGAGLDRRDGRWGGPKVPRDVHQSVPLLVSHDQAIGGYDDGRSAPSARPAETDAGNFSQNIDILQNRSMPQTVPFAALRYNLEHIGSLSDVVAPPYDVIDPELQEQLYKRHTANVVRVILNRTEPGDAPDANYDRAAKFVRQWISEGVLMREESPAFYVYHQTFEVDGQTVTRRGFQGRVRTTPFGEGNIYPHEETHPKAKVDRLKLTTATKQNNSQIFGLYPDPENQVIDLLDAATEGIQPVQATDHLGVLHTLWPVTDPQVIQQVSDLMMDRPMFVADGHHRYETSCNYKDQVAAQYAAEQGGPLPEDHPANFLMTMMVGMSDPGMVVLPTHRLLRGTPRFSSAEITAALAGVFDCELVAGGLQVAGTVWGQMETSNDQGLIGLYAVKDDSWLLCRATDQAAVRMAQIEPDKSDDWRSLGVSLLHRLVIDELLESAGHPKPTYVHEVDEVIGGMQGQGSQAESDGDDPYTLAALVMPATLAHVEAISLHKERMPAKSTYFYPKLLSGLTFNPLQ from the coding sequence TTGAACCGAGCAGAACCCGGGCGTCCATGGCGTCCGGGTTTTTTCATGCGCCGCTGTGGAAGTGCCGCTGATGGCCAATCGTTGGCCGCGTTCCTAAGTCGCTCGGCAACCGGTGCGTGTTTGGCAAACCAATGGCGTCGGGGCGCCGGATTGGATCGTCGTGACGGGCGATGGGGCGGGCCCAAAGTGCCGCGGGATGTGCATCAAAGTGTGCCGCTGTTGGTCAGCCATGATCAGGCGATCGGCGGTTATGATGATGGCCGCTCGGCTCCTTCGGCTAGGCCGGCCGAAACCGACGCGGGAAACTTTAGCCAAAATATCGACATTCTTCAAAATAGATCCATGCCACAAACCGTCCCATTCGCAGCACTCCGATACAACCTCGAACACATTGGGTCACTATCGGACGTCGTCGCGCCGCCGTATGACGTCATCGATCCCGAGCTGCAAGAGCAGCTCTACAAACGGCATACCGCCAACGTCGTTCGCGTGATCCTGAATCGGACGGAACCCGGGGATGCGCCGGACGCCAACTACGATCGTGCGGCCAAGTTCGTGCGACAGTGGATCAGCGAGGGAGTGTTGATGCGGGAAGAATCGCCAGCGTTCTATGTCTATCATCAGACCTTCGAAGTTGACGGGCAAACGGTCACCCGGCGAGGATTCCAGGGTCGTGTTCGCACAACCCCCTTCGGCGAAGGCAATATCTACCCGCACGAAGAAACGCATCCCAAAGCCAAAGTCGATCGGTTGAAGCTGACGACCGCGACCAAACAAAACAATAGCCAGATCTTCGGTCTGTATCCGGATCCCGAGAACCAGGTCATCGACCTGTTGGATGCGGCGACCGAGGGGATTCAGCCGGTCCAGGCGACGGACCATTTAGGCGTGCTGCATACGCTATGGCCGGTCACCGACCCGCAGGTGATCCAGCAGGTCAGTGATCTGATGATGGACCGGCCGATGTTCGTCGCCGATGGTCATCACCGCTACGAGACCTCGTGCAATTACAAGGACCAAGTCGCGGCGCAGTACGCAGCAGAGCAGGGCGGTCCGTTGCCAGAGGATCACCCCGCCAATTTCTTGATGACGATGATGGTCGGGATGAGCGACCCCGGAATGGTTGTGTTGCCAACGCATCGTCTGCTGCGAGGGACACCACGATTTTCCTCGGCAGAGATCACGGCGGCATTGGCGGGAGTCTTCGACTGTGAACTGGTGGCGGGCGGATTGCAGGTTGCCGGAACCGTTTGGGGCCAGATGGAAACGTCGAACGACCAGGGGCTGATCGGGCTGTACGCCGTCAAAGACGATTCATGGTTGCTGTGCCGTGCGACGGATCAGGCCGCGGTTCGGATGGCACAGATCGAACCGGACAAGAGTGACGATTGGCGATCGCTAGGCGTCAGCCTACTGCACCGACTAGTGATCGACGAACTGCTGGAATCGGCCGGCCATCCAAAACCGACCTACGTACACGAGGTCGACGAAGTGATCGGCGGGATGCAAGGGCAGGGCAGTCAAGCAGAATCCGACGGCGACGATCCCTACACGCTGGCCGCCCTAGTCATGCCAGCGACGTTGGCGCACGTGGAGGCGATCAGTCTGCACAAAGAACGCATGCCAGCGAAAAGCACGTACTTCTACCCCAAGCTGCTAAGCGGTCTGACATTCAACCCATTGCAGTAG
- a CDS encoding ParB/RepB/Spo0J family partition protein, producing MTSATTNKDRRLGKGLAALLGDSMDDDFQRPSAEAGNGSSGASHGIESLELNVSEIEANPFQPRREFNADEIASLAESIKNHQQLQPVLVRIVDGKYQLISGERRLRATIHAGLSKIRAEVREADDRLVAELAIIENLQRKDLNPIEKALSFKRYITEHKCKQDDLARRLSIDRSTIANLMRLLELPQAILDFLAAGEISAGHARALLPVGDEDIQVNIARKIMEDRWSVRATESHIAELLKNEEDEDTGKKVVNASRQKRRPVSPQIEAMQQEMRMIFGTKIEIKSSARSRGKITIHFTDADEFDRLKEILCESAKPRLRVAG from the coding sequence GTGACTAGTGCAACGACCAATAAAGACCGACGACTTGGCAAAGGACTTGCCGCTCTACTCGGTGATTCGATGGATGATGATTTCCAACGACCAAGTGCTGAGGCAGGGAACGGCTCGTCGGGGGCTTCGCACGGTATCGAGTCGCTGGAACTGAATGTCAGCGAGATCGAAGCCAACCCGTTCCAGCCGCGACGCGAATTCAACGCTGACGAAATTGCTTCGCTTGCCGAAAGCATCAAGAACCACCAGCAGCTTCAGCCGGTGTTGGTTCGGATTGTGGACGGCAAGTACCAGCTGATCAGTGGCGAACGCCGTTTGCGTGCGACGATCCACGCGGGGCTGTCGAAGATTCGAGCCGAGGTTCGCGAAGCGGACGATCGCTTGGTTGCCGAACTGGCGATCATCGAGAACCTTCAGCGTAAAGATCTGAACCCGATCGAAAAGGCTCTGTCGTTCAAACGGTACATCACCGAACACAAGTGCAAGCAAGATGATCTGGCTCGGCGACTTAGCATCGACCGCAGCACGATCGCAAACCTGATGCGTCTGCTAGAGTTGCCTCAGGCAATCCTGGATTTTCTGGCGGCAGGCGAAATTAGCGCGGGCCATGCCCGTGCCTTGCTGCCGGTCGGCGACGAGGATATCCAAGTCAACATCGCTCGAAAGATCATGGAAGATCGCTGGAGCGTGCGGGCAACGGAAAGTCACATCGCCGAACTGCTGAAGAACGAAGAGGACGAGGACACCGGTAAAAAGGTTGTCAACGCATCTCGCCAAAAGCGTCGACCCGTGTCGCCTCAGATCGAGGCAATGCAGCAAGAGATGCGGATGATTTTCGGTACCAAGATCGAGATCAAGTCATCGGCCAGAAGCCGCGGTAAGATCACCATCCACTTCACCGATGCGGATGAGTTCGATCGGCTGAAAGAGATCCTGTGCGAATCGGCGAAACCTCGTCTGCGAGTCGCAGGCTAG
- a CDS encoding peptidylprolyl isomerase has translation MPEDPAALIAVVGQQRILLADLLPKVEAKIAEVTKRAGQEIPEAQLEIAKVNLVRGLLAQSIQNKMMREAFLIDQMGTEAADKRAQADAKLTSRARMMFHESQLPDLMKQYETTDRNVLDEKLREKGTSLASQQREFVDMMLGHLYIRDKVDREPKVSISEINDYYQVNRDEFLNPTRARWEQMSVLFDRFATAEEARQAIEAMGREAYFGGNMQAVAREKSQEPFASKGGLHDWTTKGSLASSALDQQIFSIPLNEMSEIIKDTDGLHIVRVLEREEAGVTPLSKVQDEIREKIRAEKIQQSQVEVMEAMHKRIPVWSLFPDDTPGANPLPTSVSRLQ, from the coding sequence TTGCCCGAAGACCCCGCTGCGCTGATCGCAGTCGTTGGACAGCAGCGAATCTTGCTCGCTGATCTGCTTCCGAAAGTCGAAGCCAAAATTGCCGAGGTGACCAAGCGAGCAGGTCAGGAAATCCCTGAAGCTCAGTTGGAAATCGCCAAAGTCAATCTGGTTCGTGGACTGTTGGCCCAGTCGATCCAAAACAAAATGATGCGAGAAGCGTTCCTGATCGACCAAATGGGAACCGAAGCCGCCGACAAACGCGCCCAGGCCGATGCGAAACTCACCTCTCGCGCCCGAATGATGTTCCACGAGTCGCAGTTGCCTGACTTGATGAAACAGTACGAAACGACCGACCGAAACGTGCTGGACGAAAAGCTACGCGAAAAAGGAACGTCGCTGGCGTCCCAACAACGCGAATTTGTCGACATGATGCTGGGGCACCTCTATATCCGTGACAAAGTCGATCGCGAACCGAAAGTTTCTATCTCGGAAATCAACGACTACTACCAAGTCAATCGCGACGAATTTCTGAACCCAACCCGTGCTCGGTGGGAACAGATGTCCGTCCTGTTCGATCGGTTTGCGACCGCCGAAGAGGCTCGCCAGGCGATCGAAGCGATGGGCCGCGAAGCCTACTTTGGTGGAAACATGCAAGCCGTTGCTCGTGAAAAGAGCCAAGAACCTTTCGCTAGCAAAGGTGGTCTGCATGACTGGACCACGAAGGGATCATTGGCGTCGTCGGCCTTGGATCAGCAGATCTTTTCGATTCCGTTGAACGAGATGAGCGAGATCATCAAGGATACCGATGGGTTGCACATCGTCCGTGTGTTGGAACGTGAGGAGGCGGGCGTGACACCGCTTAGCAAGGTGCAGGACGAAATTCGCGAAAAGATCCGCGCGGAAAAAATTCAGCAGTCGCAAGTCGAAGTCATGGAAGCGATGCACAAGCGGATTCCCGTTTGGTCGTTGTTCCCCGACGATACACCGGGTGCCAACCCGCTTCCCACCAGCGTATCGCGTTTGCAATAG
- a CDS encoding tetratricopeptide repeat protein translates to MFASRVPIAFALLFLSGCRMGAPVHLWKPPSLESTVGKRVAVAEVLGPKEIAGPVRRKMLALAPSDAGRQIEALAPESLAQHETIRLVSGTDEVNDLALASVARQEDVDYVLRGQVLSRRSHQEDQDEFDSAAPLAVSWRLMSVADGRHAGGRPVVVDLETARKDYPELALIADPAEALATAAAREAYRLVAPSVVRERVQIEIPYLWAGSKEVRRGNLLARNGKWGEAEQVWQKVFDQHPTQTAALHNLAIAAAAAQDFSLAKERIRRVIRRQPTPLHKQSMAWIEQQQRKYHQAFDLPDPPEGWFVTR, encoded by the coding sequence ATGTTCGCATCACGTGTTCCCATCGCTTTCGCACTGCTGTTCCTATCCGGATGCCGGATGGGCGCGCCGGTGCACCTATGGAAGCCACCATCGCTAGAGTCGACTGTCGGCAAACGGGTCGCGGTCGCCGAAGTTCTAGGGCCGAAAGAAATCGCCGGTCCGGTCCGACGCAAAATGTTGGCGTTGGCGCCGTCCGACGCTGGTCGCCAGATCGAAGCCTTGGCCCCCGAGTCGTTGGCACAGCACGAGACGATCCGCTTGGTATCCGGCACCGACGAAGTCAACGATCTAGCGTTGGCCTCGGTCGCCAGACAAGAGGACGTGGATTATGTGCTTCGCGGCCAAGTCCTGTCGCGGCGTAGTCACCAAGAAGACCAGGACGAATTCGACTCCGCCGCCCCCTTGGCGGTATCTTGGCGATTGATGTCTGTCGCCGATGGACGTCACGCCGGTGGTCGCCCCGTCGTCGTTGATCTCGAGACAGCTCGGAAAGACTATCCCGAACTAGCATTGATCGCTGACCCCGCCGAGGCGCTTGCGACGGCGGCAGCGCGAGAAGCCTATCGGTTGGTCGCTCCTTCGGTCGTTCGCGAACGTGTCCAGATCGAAATCCCCTACCTATGGGCTGGCAGCAAAGAAGTACGGCGAGGCAACCTACTGGCTCGCAACGGAAAATGGGGCGAAGCTGAACAGGTATGGCAGAAGGTTTTCGACCAGCACCCCACACAGACCGCGGCGCTACACAACCTAGCGATCGCTGCGGCCGCGGCACAGGACTTCTCGCTCGCCAAAGAACGCATCCGAAGAGTCATTCGGCGGCAACCCACACCGCTGCACAAACAGTCCATGGCCTGGATTGAACAGCAGCAACGGAAGTACCACCAAGCGTTCGATCTGCCCGATCCACCCGAAGGCTGGTTCGTCACACGCTAG
- a CDS encoding phosphoribosylanthranilate isomerase produces MFRVKICGIRLKSDVDAVAAAGGDAVGLNFFRPSVRFVDPQSESTRLLSEAAAAAKLLRVGVFVNETADQIHQIVDQVGLDAVQLHGDETLSAAGTVRGPRLRAIKLPVGPVSVDLIESAARPWIDAGFHVLFDADAGAAHGGSGKYLDWKSVADWNDQHGQSGWTLAGGLNPQNVAEAIRTSGTASVDTASGVESPKGVKSAALIQQFLQQASG; encoded by the coding sequence ATGTTTCGCGTCAAAATTTGTGGCATTCGACTCAAGTCCGATGTCGATGCGGTCGCAGCGGCGGGGGGCGATGCGGTGGGGCTGAATTTCTTTCGGCCAAGTGTCCGTTTTGTGGATCCGCAATCCGAATCCACACGGTTGCTGTCCGAGGCTGCGGCGGCGGCCAAGTTGCTGCGTGTCGGGGTATTCGTCAATGAAACCGCAGACCAGATTCATCAGATCGTTGATCAGGTCGGGCTGGACGCGGTTCAGTTGCATGGCGACGAAACCCTTTCGGCGGCCGGCACGGTCCGCGGCCCACGGTTGCGAGCGATCAAGTTGCCGGTCGGTCCCGTTTCGGTGGACCTGATCGAATCGGCCGCACGGCCCTGGATCGACGCTGGGTTCCATGTGTTGTTCGATGCCGACGCGGGGGCGGCCCACGGCGGCAGCGGAAAATATTTGGATTGGAAATCGGTGGCGGACTGGAACGACCAACACGGCCAGAGCGGTTGGACGCTGGCGGGGGGCCTGAATCCGCAGAATGTGGCCGAGGCGATCCGGACCAGCGGGACCGCCAGCGTCGACACGGCAAGCGGAGTCGAGTCGCCCAAGGGAGTCAAATCGGCCGCCCTGATCCAACAATTTCTCCAGCAAGCGTCCGGATAG
- the ahcY gene encoding adenosylhomocysteinase produces MSQVETDRLPYKVKDISLAEFGRKEIELAENEMPGLMSLRTKYGPSKPLKGARIAGCLHMTIQTAVLIETLVELGAEVTWSSCNIFSTQDHAAAAIAAAGIPVYAWKGMTDQEFDWCIEQTLHFADGKKLNMILDDGGDLTAMVHDRFPELLTEIHGISEETTAGVHRLDVLNKTGKLQVPAININDSATKSKFDNLYGCRESLADGVKRATDVMLAGKVAVVCGYGDVGKGCAHSLKSYGCRVIVTEIDPINALQAAMEGFEVTTMEEACKEGRLFVTTTGNKDIILGQHIAEMPNDAILCNIGHFDTEIDVAWIEKQVADGKATASSIKPSEIGAVDRYTFADTGRSVIILAKGRLVNLGCATGHPSFVMSTSFTNQVLAQLELWENRENDKYQVKVYLMPKALDEEVARLHLDACGVKLTKLTATQAEYMGVPVEGPYKPDHYRY; encoded by the coding sequence GTGTCACAAGTCGAAACGGACCGACTCCCCTACAAGGTCAAAGACATCAGCCTGGCTGAATTCGGTCGTAAAGAGATCGAACTGGCCGAGAACGAGATGCCTGGCCTGATGTCGTTGCGAACCAAGTATGGTCCGAGCAAGCCGCTGAAGGGCGCTCGGATCGCTGGTTGTTTGCACATGACCATTCAAACCGCTGTGTTGATCGAAACGCTGGTTGAATTGGGTGCCGAAGTCACCTGGTCGTCCTGCAATATTTTCAGCACCCAAGATCACGCAGCCGCTGCGATCGCAGCCGCTGGCATCCCCGTCTACGCTTGGAAGGGCATGACGGATCAAGAGTTCGATTGGTGCATCGAGCAGACTCTGCATTTTGCCGATGGCAAGAAGCTGAACATGATCCTGGACGACGGTGGTGACCTAACCGCGATGGTCCACGATCGGTTCCCAGAACTGTTGACCGAGATCCACGGCATCAGCGAAGAAACCACCGCCGGTGTCCACCGCCTAGACGTGTTGAACAAGACCGGCAAGTTGCAGGTTCCTGCGATCAACATCAACGACTCGGCCACCAAGTCGAAGTTCGACAATCTATACGGTTGCCGGGAATCGTTGGCCGACGGTGTCAAGCGAGCGACCGACGTGATGTTGGCTGGCAAGGTTGCTGTGGTCTGTGGCTACGGCGACGTTGGCAAGGGTTGTGCCCACAGCTTGAAGAGCTACGGCTGCCGCGTGATCGTTACCGAAATCGATCCGATCAACGCGCTGCAAGCCGCGATGGAAGGTTTCGAAGTCACGACGATGGAAGAAGCCTGCAAGGAAGGTCGTCTGTTTGTTACCACCACCGGGAACAAGGACATCATCCTGGGCCAGCACATCGCTGAAATGCCGAACGACGCGATCCTTTGCAACATCGGTCACTTCGACACCGAAATCGACGTCGCTTGGATCGAAAAGCAAGTTGCTGACGGCAAGGCGACGGCCAGCTCGATCAAGCCATCGGAAATCGGTGCAGTCGATCGCTACACGTTCGCCGACACTGGCCGCAGCGTGATCATTCTGGCCAAGGGCCGTTTGGTCAACTTGGGCTGTGCCACCGGACACCCCAGCTTTGTCATGAGCACTAGCTTCACCAACCAAGTGTTGGCTCAGTTGGAATTGTGGGAAAACCGCGAAAACGACAAGTACCAGGTCAAGGTTTACTTGATGCCGAAGGCGTTGGACGAAGAAGTCGCTCGTCTGCACCTGGATGCCTGTGGCGTCAAGCTGACCAAGCTGACCGCGACCCAAGCCGAGTACATGGGCGTGCCAGTGGAAGGTCCATACAAGCCGGATCATTACCGATACTAA
- a CDS encoding 1-acyl-sn-glycerol-3-phosphate acyltransferase → MNRYRMRFAPHVWKPSLSPTLVRWLKSLRTQQCNREVCIADFEVSGDDIVRRHLDAGHGVMLMPNHSSHADPYVIYAAADLIGTPLLLMATWHVFHEKSRLVQWLLRKHGCFSVDREANDIGAFKLASGLLQQEPHPLVIFPEGEIYHCSDRVTPFREGAAAIAVAAARKSDRPIVCIPCAISYRYVDDPTPALTETMGRLEESIFWRRQTNRSLEERIYRFAEALLAVKELEYYGETKSGRLPERIRAFGDFVLDAVEARHELACGNKSIPERVKAARKAIIEKRSADELVDADRSRLDDDLEDLFLVVQSFSYPGDYVGDKPSIERVAETIDKFEEDVLKEPTASIKARRKVKVMFGEAVEVIGDKKVKGQTTEITTQIEARVQGMLDSIHGESQ, encoded by the coding sequence ATGAATCGTTACCGGATGCGTTTCGCGCCGCACGTTTGGAAGCCATCGCTGAGTCCGACTCTGGTGCGCTGGCTGAAATCGCTCCGCACCCAGCAGTGCAATCGCGAGGTTTGTATCGCCGACTTCGAAGTCAGTGGGGACGACATCGTCCGCCGACATTTGGACGCCGGGCACGGCGTCATGCTGATGCCCAACCATTCGTCGCACGCCGATCCGTATGTTATCTATGCCGCGGCGGACCTGATCGGGACACCGCTGCTATTGATGGCCACCTGGCACGTGTTTCATGAAAAGTCGCGTCTGGTTCAGTGGCTGCTTCGAAAGCACGGCTGTTTTAGCGTGGACCGCGAAGCTAACGACATCGGTGCGTTCAAATTGGCAAGCGGGCTGTTGCAACAGGAACCACATCCGCTGGTGATCTTTCCCGAAGGCGAGATCTATCACTGCAGCGACCGGGTGACGCCGTTTCGCGAGGGTGCAGCTGCGATCGCTGTCGCCGCGGCCCGAAAGTCGGATCGCCCGATCGTGTGCATCCCCTGTGCAATCTCGTACCGATACGTCGATGACCCCACACCCGCTCTGACCGAAACGATGGGGCGTTTGGAAGAGTCGATCTTCTGGCGTCGGCAGACCAACCGTTCGTTAGAAGAACGAATCTATCGATTTGCCGAGGCCCTGTTGGCGGTCAAAGAACTGGAATACTACGGAGAAACGAAATCAGGTCGATTGCCCGAGCGAATTCGTGCGTTTGGTGATTTTGTGTTGGATGCTGTCGAAGCTAGGCATGAACTGGCGTGCGGCAACAAGTCGATCCCCGAACGTGTCAAAGCCGCTCGCAAAGCCATCATCGAAAAACGTTCCGCCGATGAACTCGTCGATGCTGATAGGTCACGCTTGGACGACGATCTGGAGGACCTGTTTCTGGTGGTTCAGTCGTTCAGCTACCCCGGTGACTACGTGGGTGACAAACCATCGATCGAGCGAGTGGCCGAGACGATTGACAAGTTCGAGGAAGACGTGTTGAAGGAACCAACAGCATCAATCAAGGCCCGCCGCAAAGTGAAGGTGATGTTCGGCGAAGCCGTCGAAGTGATCGGTGACAAAAAAGTCAAAGGTCAAACCACCGAGATCACGACCCAGATCGAAGCCCGCGTCCAAGGAATGCTAGACAGCATCCACGGCGAATCCCAATAG
- the hemP gene encoding hemin uptake protein HemP: protein MGETNRSHPTSLSLDKPQAMPDQPHNAAAASPSNLKAALEQEAALGQKTVAATPVQQEVNPNHPALPKIVKFSDLARCGDEIWIEHENQLYRLRATRQNKLILTK from the coding sequence ATGGGTGAGACAAATCGCAGCCACCCCACCTCACTCTCGCTGGACAAGCCTCAGGCGATGCCGGACCAACCCCACAACGCCGCCGCTGCATCGCCCTCGAACCTGAAGGCAGCACTGGAACAAGAGGCTGCCTTGGGCCAGAAAACAGTAGCGGCAACGCCGGTTCAGCAGGAAGTGAATCCGAACCACCCTGCCCTTCCCAAGATCGTCAAGTTCTCGGACTTGGCCCGCTGCGGTGACGAGATCTGGATCGAGCACGAGAACCAACTTTATCGCCTGCGGGCGACCCGCCAAAATAAATTGATCCTGACGAAATAG
- a CDS encoding transposase, which produces MVHGYHVVFGTYGFWLPNDQRGSWSNFIAVWELRLQGPTTKGTERQQLTDEQQRWQQSTKLKLQYPEVHLDGQQALAIGCGFKNAIHKSKFTIWACSILPQHVHLVIARHRFKVEYIAGLLKGEATKKLNQQKCHPLAGYKTKENETPTPWTARCYRGFLESEQEIEDAMSYVIENPIKEGKRRQKWSFVTPFVGLDPGWNTYQ; this is translated from the coding sequence ATGGTTCATGGATACCATGTTGTGTTTGGGACTTATGGATTTTGGCTTCCTAACGACCAACGCGGCTCTTGGTCCAACTTCATTGCGGTCTGGGAGCTGCGACTTCAGGGACCAACGACGAAAGGAACGGAGCGACAACAGCTAACGGACGAACAGCAGCGATGGCAGCAGTCGACAAAGCTGAAACTGCAGTACCCCGAGGTCCATCTGGATGGGCAGCAGGCGCTGGCAATCGGGTGCGGTTTCAAGAACGCAATCCACAAAAGCAAGTTCACCATCTGGGCATGCTCGATCCTGCCACAACACGTGCATTTGGTAATCGCCCGCCACCGCTTCAAGGTCGAGTACATCGCAGGATTGCTGAAGGGCGAAGCAACCAAAAAGCTAAACCAGCAAAAGTGTCATCCGCTTGCCGGTTACAAAACCAAGGAGAATGAGACACCGACTCCATGGACGGCAAGGTGCTATCGCGGCTTCCTGGAATCGGAACAGGAAATTGAAGATGCAATGTCCTACGTGATTGAGAATCCAATCAAAGAAGGAAAGAGAAGACAAAAGTGGAGCTTCGTCACACCATTCGTAGGGCTGGATCCCGGGTGGAACACCTACCAATGA